A region of Streptomyces paludis DNA encodes the following proteins:
- a CDS encoding roadblock/LC7 domain-containing protein translates to MSQAAQNLNWLITNFVDNTPGVSHTVVVSADGLLLAMSEGFPRDRADQLAAVASGLTSLTAGASRIFEGGAVNQTVVEMERGFLFLMSISDGSSLAVLAHPEADIGLVGYEMALLVDRAGTVLTPDLRAELQGSLLN, encoded by the coding sequence ATGAGCCAGGCGGCGCAGAATCTTAACTGGTTGATCACCAACTTTGTGGACAACACCCCCGGGGTGTCCCACACAGTGGTGGTCTCCGCCGACGGACTCCTGCTGGCCATGTCCGAAGGTTTCCCGCGCGACCGCGCCGATCAGCTGGCGGCCGTGGCCTCCGGGCTGACCTCGCTGACCGCGGGGGCCTCCCGGATCTTCGAGGGCGGTGCCGTGAACCAGACCGTCGTGGAGATGGAGCGCGGCTTCCTCTTCCTCATGTCCATCTCGGACGGCTCCTCGCTGGCCGTCCTCGCCCACCCCGAGGCCGATATCGGTCTGGTGGGCTACGAGATGGCGCTTCTGGTCGACCGCGCGGGTACGGTCCTTACTCCGGACCTGCGCGCCGAACTCCAGGGAAGTCTGCTCAACTGA
- a CDS encoding roadblock/LC7 domain-containing protein, with protein MSQAAQNLNWLITNFVDNTPGVSHTVVVSADGLLLAMSEGFPRDRADQLAAVASGLTSLTAGASRIFEGGPVNQTVVEMERGFLFLMSVSDGSSLAVLAHPECDIGLVGYEMALLVDRAGTVLTPDLRAELQGSLLH; from the coding sequence ATGAGTCAGGCTGCGCAGAATCTGAACTGGTTGATCACCAACTTTGTGGACAACACCCCCGGGGTGTCCCACACAGTGGTGGTCTCCGCCGACGGACTTCTGCTGGCCATGTCCGAGGGCTTCCCCCGCGACCGCGCCGATCAGCTCGCGGCCGTGGCGTCCGGTCTGACCTCGCTGACCGCGGGGGCGTCCCGGATCTTCGAAGGCGGCCCGGTCAACCAGACCGTGGTGGAGATGGAGCGCGGCTTCCTCTTCCTCATGTCCGTCTCCGACGGTTCCTCCCTGGCCGTCCTCGCCCACCCCGAGTGCGACATCGGTCTGGTGGGGTACGAAATGGCCCTTCTGGTCGACCGCGCAGGTACGGTCCTCACCCCGGACCTGCGCGCCGAGTTGCAGGGAAGTCTGTTGCACTGA
- a CDS encoding acyl-CoA carboxylase subunit beta: protein MTVVDETPSGPADARGRVAELHALREEARRGPSDRATEAQRAKGKLTARERIELLLDEGSFSEVEQLRRHRATGFGLEAKRPYTDGVITGWGTVEGRTVFVYAHDFRIFGGALGEAHATKIHKIMDMAISAGAPLVSLNDGAGARIQEGVSALAGYGGIFQRNTKASGVIPQISVMLGPCAGGAAYSPALTDFVFMVRETSQMFITGPDVVKAVTGEEITQNGLGGADVHAETSGVAHFAYDDEETCIAEVRYLLSMLPQNNRENPPTVVSEDPVDRRSDVLLDLVPADGNRPYDMHKVIEELVDDGDYLEIHERWARNIICALARIDGQVIGIVANQPQSLAGVLDIEASEKAARFVQMCDAFNIPIVTLLDVPGFLPGVDQEHGGIIRHGAKLLYAYCNATVPRISLILRKAYGGAYIVMDSQSIGADLTYAWPTNEIAVMGAEGAANVIFRKQIAEAEDSDAMRTRMVKEYKAELMHPYYAAERGLVDDVIDPVETRQVLAGALAMLRTKHADLPSRKHGNPPQ, encoded by the coding sequence ATGACCGTAGTGGACGAGACGCCGAGCGGGCCCGCCGACGCCCGGGGCCGAGTGGCCGAATTGCACGCGCTGCGCGAGGAGGCCCGCAGGGGCCCCAGTGACCGCGCCACCGAGGCTCAGCGGGCGAAGGGCAAGCTCACCGCCCGCGAGCGGATCGAGCTGCTGCTCGACGAGGGTTCCTTCAGCGAGGTCGAGCAGCTGCGCCGGCACCGGGCGACCGGGTTCGGCCTGGAGGCGAAGCGGCCGTACACCGACGGTGTGATCACCGGCTGGGGCACGGTCGAGGGCCGTACGGTCTTCGTGTACGCGCACGACTTCCGGATCTTCGGCGGCGCGCTGGGCGAGGCCCACGCCACGAAGATCCACAAGATCATGGACATGGCCATCTCGGCCGGTGCCCCGCTGGTCTCCCTCAACGACGGCGCCGGCGCCCGCATCCAGGAGGGCGTCTCCGCGCTCGCCGGCTACGGCGGCATCTTCCAGCGCAACACCAAGGCGTCCGGCGTCATCCCGCAGATCAGTGTGATGCTCGGCCCGTGCGCCGGCGGCGCGGCCTACAGCCCCGCCCTCACCGACTTCGTCTTCATGGTCCGCGAGACCTCGCAGATGTTCATCACCGGACCCGATGTGGTGAAGGCCGTCACCGGCGAGGAGATCACCCAGAACGGGCTCGGCGGCGCCGATGTGCACGCCGAGACCAGCGGCGTCGCGCACTTCGCGTACGACGACGAGGAGACCTGCATCGCCGAGGTGCGCTACCTCCTGTCGATGCTCCCGCAGAACAACCGCGAGAACCCGCCCACGGTCGTCTCCGAGGACCCGGTGGACCGCCGCTCCGACGTCCTGCTCGACCTCGTGCCCGCCGACGGCAACCGCCCGTACGACATGCACAAGGTCATCGAGGAGCTGGTGGACGACGGCGACTACCTGGAGATCCACGAGCGCTGGGCCCGTAACATCATCTGCGCCCTGGCCCGGATCGACGGTCAGGTCATCGGCATCGTCGCCAACCAGCCGCAGTCCCTCGCCGGGGTGCTGGACATCGAGGCATCCGAAAAGGCTGCGCGGTTTGTCCAGATGTGCGACGCTTTCAATATCCCGATCGTCACGCTGCTGGATGTCCCCGGCTTCCTGCCGGGCGTCGACCAGGAGCACGGCGGGATCATCCGGCACGGCGCCAAGCTGCTGTACGCGTACTGCAACGCCACCGTGCCCCGGATCTCCCTGATCCTGCGCAAGGCGTACGGAGGTGCCTACATCGTCATGGACTCCCAGTCCATCGGAGCGGACCTCACCTACGCCTGGCCCACCAACGAGATCGCGGTGATGGGCGCGGAAGGCGCGGCCAACGTCATCTTCCGCAAGCAGATCGCCGAGGCCGAGGACTCCGACGCGATGCGCACCCGCATGGTCAAGGAGTACAAGGCCGAGCTGATGCACCCCTACTACGCGGCCGAACGCGGTCTGGTCGACGATGTCATCGACCCCGTGGAGACCCGTCAGGTGCTCGCCGGCGCGCTCGCGATGCTCCGTACGAAGCACGCCGATCTGCCCTCCCGCAAGCACGGCAACCCGCCGCAGTGA
- a CDS encoding GTP-binding protein, with product MDFASSSGGAGTARSTTSAKIVVAGGFGVGKTTFVGAVSEINPLRTEAVMTSASAGIDDLTHTGDKTTTTVAMDFGRITLDQDLILYLFGTPGQDRFWFMWDDLVRGAIGAVVLVDTRRLADCFPAVDYFENSGLPFVIALNGFDGHQPYTPDEVREALQIGPDTPIITTDARHRADAKSGLITLVEHALMARLK from the coding sequence GTGGACTTCGCAAGCTCTAGCGGCGGTGCCGGGACGGCACGGTCGACCACCAGCGCGAAGATCGTGGTGGCGGGCGGCTTCGGCGTGGGCAAGACCACGTTCGTCGGCGCCGTCTCGGAGATCAACCCGCTGCGTACCGAAGCCGTCATGACCAGCGCCTCCGCCGGCATCGACGACCTCACCCACACCGGAGACAAGACCACCACCACCGTGGCCATGGACTTCGGCCGCATCACCCTCGACCAAGACCTCATCCTCTACCTCTTCGGCACCCCCGGACAGGACCGCTTCTGGTTCATGTGGGACGACCTCGTACGCGGCGCCATCGGCGCCGTCGTCCTCGTCGACACCCGCCGCCTCGCCGACTGCTTCCCCGCCGTCGACTACTTCGAAAACTCAGGACTCCCCTTCGTCATCGCCCTCAACGGCTTCGACGGACACCAGCCCTACACCCCCGACGAAGTACGCGAAGCACTCCAGATCGGCCCCGACACCCCCATCATCACCACCGACGCCCGCCACCGCGCCGACGCCAAAAGCGGCCTCATCACCCTCGTCGAACACGCACTCATGGCACGACTGAAGTAG
- a CDS encoding DUF742 domain-containing protein, whose translation MATPPDGHPYDGGPRSQGEHAQNRFNFPSAPSGQGGQGEQGGPAQQDGGRSGGGYGGYEPPPAPYQPPPQQPQQSQQQPQQPYEQPQEPSYEQPRRPRVQQGRPRRPRESAPRSTHNPLVRPYAMTGGRTRPRYQLAIEALVSTTADPSQLQGQLPEHQRICRLCFEIKSVAEISALLSIPLGVARILVADLAEAGLVAIHQPGGEESGGTPDVTLLERVLSGLRKL comes from the coding sequence GTGGCTACACCCCCAGACGGACATCCCTATGACGGTGGCCCGCGCTCCCAGGGTGAGCATGCCCAGAACCGCTTCAACTTCCCCTCCGCGCCGAGCGGTCAGGGGGGCCAGGGCGAGCAGGGCGGTCCCGCACAGCAGGACGGCGGGCGGTCCGGCGGCGGGTACGGCGGGTACGAACCGCCTCCGGCGCCGTATCAACCGCCGCCGCAGCAGCCGCAGCAGTCCCAGCAGCAGCCTCAACAGCCGTACGAACAGCCGCAGGAACCCTCGTACGAACAGCCGAGGCGGCCCCGCGTCCAGCAGGGCAGGCCGAGGCGCCCCCGGGAGTCCGCTCCCAGGAGCACGCACAACCCGTTGGTCCGTCCGTACGCCATGACCGGTGGCCGGACCCGGCCCCGGTACCAGCTCGCCATCGAGGCACTGGTCAGCACGACGGCCGATCCGTCGCAGTTGCAAGGGCAGTTGCCCGAGCATCAGCGGATCTGCCGGCTCTGTTTTGAGATCAAATCGGTCGCCGAGATTTCGGCGCTCCTCTCCATCCCCCTGGGCGTCGCCCGGATCCTTGTGGCCGACCTGGCGGAGGCGGGCCTTGTCGCCATCCACCAGCCCGGCGGCGAGGAATCCGGCGGCACGCCAGACGTGACACTGCTCGAAAGGGTGCTCAGTGGACTTCGCAAGCTCTAG
- a CDS encoding sensor histidine kinase has protein sequence MRRSRTSSAEQQARGNFTPPPRTAVPPAAKAASPPAAGSSSRFSPRNWRVPTRLNAILLIPVMVGLVMGGFQVKASVDTWQQAQDAERTALLVRAASDYGQALLNERDLTAQPLLTNKRDSPVVVQARAATDEAARKFNTAVQDMPSREGLERRLALFRSVEPNLAELRKTAFTAGVETPDKSGGNGGPVATEEGYVPIEHTLMEFSNDLGFGSGNSTSYGRTVYALQLAKGAGSLQRSIGMHLLVRPSQKADVKSGQAIAFSSYAYLEDIAIGEFVSGGTEADMAQLQAVMKEKTAEGAKKLASAQQQAMAAGEDFTAPPSKDGSVLDGMVAAIATGDNPEQLASRGVTPEAWMAATTAKFDGYTEVENDLIGQAVSDAAQISDSARNSAITTAAIVVIALLAAFVLASMMARQLSRSMLALRTAAFGVAEQRLPMLVDQLSRAEPGRVDTRVQPIPIDSRDEIGEVARAFDQVHREAVRLAAEQAMLRGNVNAIFTNLSRRNQSLIEGQLTLISDLENNEGDPDQLENLFRLDHLATRMRRNGENLLVLAGEEPGRRWNQPVPLVDVLRAAASEVESYERIELTGVPETEIHGQSVTDLVHLLAELLENATTFSSPQTKVRVTATRLPDGRVMIEIHDKGIGLTAEDFADINHKLANPPTVDAAVSQRMGLFVVGRLSERHGVRVQLRPSGEQAGTTSLVMLPDAITHGGGGTPAEPAPEFSVTQIMPDQQPPAQEQQFQTAPMLTAAELGFDDSRYEQPPDEAQRLNPVDRSQKREERRAALGTPPLSEQPLFQDQVHGQYREEPPSEAPYAPQPPAAGAEYAPASYAEFPAQPYPEPTAYPAESTASFPAATPPAPADAGFYPEGNYQAPPAAAGPYENSFAPPAQQGEWAESGTYQNAYEAEQRTEPESVDSAPENAQERVGFDRPGPSPSASHALTDAGLPRRGSGSGGGRQGSGQSNGAVGDDSATSNVPSTATGSVNGSGATGTDSGTGTGTTTGGGQSETAGADDWRSRNDERWQRAEKLREPKAGGVTISGLPRRVPKANLVEGAAEQTPQTGPSVSRAPEDIRGRLSSLRRGVERGRAGGDTNGPGHGPGSTYNQER, from the coding sequence GTGAGGCGAAGCAGAACAAGCTCCGCGGAGCAGCAGGCGCGGGGGAACTTCACCCCGCCGCCCCGCACAGCGGTGCCGCCCGCGGCCAAGGCAGCTTCCCCGCCTGCGGCGGGCAGTTCCAGCCGTTTCTCGCCGCGCAACTGGCGGGTGCCCACGCGGCTGAACGCCATTCTGCTGATCCCGGTGATGGTCGGTCTGGTCATGGGCGGCTTCCAGGTGAAGGCGTCCGTCGACACCTGGCAGCAGGCGCAGGACGCCGAGCGCACGGCGCTGCTCGTACGGGCGGCCTCGGACTACGGCCAGGCGCTGCTCAACGAGCGCGACCTGACCGCGCAGCCCCTGCTGACGAACAAGCGTGACTCCCCCGTGGTCGTCCAGGCCCGCGCGGCCACCGACGAGGCGGCGCGGAAGTTCAACACCGCGGTCCAGGACATGCCCAGCCGTGAGGGTCTGGAGCGCCGGCTCGCGCTGTTCCGCAGTGTGGAGCCGAACCTCGCGGAGCTGCGGAAGACCGCGTTCACCGCGGGCGTCGAGACCCCGGACAAGAGCGGCGGCAACGGCGGCCCGGTCGCCACCGAAGAGGGATACGTGCCGATCGAGCACACCCTCATGGAGTTCTCCAACGACCTGGGCTTCGGCAGCGGCAACAGCACCAGCTACGGCCGTACGGTCTACGCGCTCCAGCTCGCCAAGGGCGCCGGTTCGCTCCAGCGCTCCATCGGTATGCATCTGCTGGTGCGGCCGAGCCAGAAGGCCGACGTCAAGAGCGGTCAGGCGATCGCGTTCTCCAGTTACGCCTATCTGGAGGACATCGCGATCGGTGAGTTCGTCTCCGGCGGTACGGAGGCGGACATGGCCCAGCTCCAGGCGGTCATGAAGGAGAAGACGGCCGAGGGCGCCAAGAAGCTGGCCTCCGCGCAGCAGCAGGCGATGGCCGCCGGCGAGGACTTCACCGCGCCGCCGAGCAAGGACGGTTCCGTCCTCGACGGCATGGTCGCGGCCATCGCGACCGGCGACAACCCCGAGCAGCTCGCGTCGCGCGGGGTCACCCCCGAGGCGTGGATGGCGGCCACCACCGCCAAGTTCGACGGCTACACGGAGGTCGAGAACGACCTCATCGGCCAGGCGGTGAGCGACGCCGCGCAGATCTCGGACAGCGCCCGCAACAGCGCCATCACCACCGCCGCGATCGTCGTGATCGCGCTGCTGGCCGCCTTCGTCCTGGCCTCGATGATGGCCCGGCAGCTGAGCCGCTCGATGCTGGCGCTGCGCACCGCCGCGTTCGGCGTCGCGGAGCAGCGGCTGCCGATGCTGGTCGACCAGCTGTCGCGCGCCGAGCCCGGCCGGGTCGACACCCGTGTCCAGCCCATCCCCATCGACTCGCGCGACGAGATCGGCGAGGTCGCCCGCGCCTTCGACCAGGTCCACCGCGAGGCGGTCCGGCTCGCCGCCGAGCAGGCCATGCTCCGGGGCAATGTCAACGCGATCTTCACCAATCTCTCGCGCCGCAACCAGTCGCTGATCGAGGGGCAGTTGACCCTCATCTCCGATCTGGAGAACAACGAGGGCGACCCGGACCAGCTGGAGAACCTCTTCCGGCTCGACCACCTCGCGACCCGGATGCGCCGCAACGGCGAGAACCTCCTCGTCCTCGCGGGCGAGGAGCCGGGCCGCCGCTGGAACCAGCCGGTGCCGCTGGTCGACGTGCTCCGCGCGGCGGCCTCCGAGGTGGAGTCGTACGAGCGCATCGAGCTGACCGGGGTCCCGGAGACCGAGATCCACGGCCAGTCCGTCACCGACCTGGTGCATCTGCTGGCCGAGCTGCTGGAGAACGCCACCACCTTCTCCTCGCCGCAGACGAAGGTCCGGGTGACCGCGACCCGGCTGCCCGACGGCCGCGTGATGATCGAGATCCACGACAAGGGCATCGGTCTCACCGCCGAGGACTTCGCCGACATCAACCACAAGCTGGCCAACCCGCCGACCGTGGACGCCGCCGTGTCCCAGCGCATGGGTCTCTTCGTGGTCGGCCGGCTCTCGGAACGGCACGGCGTCCGCGTCCAGCTGCGCCCCTCGGGCGAGCAGGCCGGGACGACCTCGCTGGTGATGCTCCCCGACGCGATCACCCACGGCGGTGGCGGCACCCCTGCGGAGCCCGCGCCGGAGTTCAGCGTCACGCAGATCATGCCGGACCAGCAGCCCCCGGCGCAGGAGCAGCAGTTCCAGACCGCTCCGATGCTGACGGCCGCGGAGCTGGGCTTCGACGACTCGCGCTACGAGCAGCCGCCGGACGAGGCGCAGCGCCTCAACCCCGTCGACCGCTCGCAGAAGCGCGAGGAGCGCCGGGCCGCGCTGGGCACCCCGCCCCTCTCCGAGCAGCCGCTCTTCCAGGACCAGGTGCACGGCCAGTACCGCGAGGAGCCGCCGTCGGAGGCCCCGTACGCGCCCCAGCCGCCCGCGGCCGGTGCCGAGTACGCCCCGGCGTCGTACGCGGAGTTCCCGGCGCAGCCCTACCCGGAGCCGACGGCGTACCCGGCGGAGTCCACGGCGTCCTTCCCGGCGGCCACTCCCCCGGCCCCGGCCGATGCCGGGTTCTATCCGGAGGGGAACTACCAGGCTCCCCCGGCCGCCGCGGGTCCGTATGAGAACTCCTTCGCTCCCCCTGCCCAGCAGGGCGAGTGGGCGGAGTCAGGTACGTACCAGAACGCGTACGAGGCCGAGCAGCGGACCGAACCGGAATCCGTGGACAGCGCTCCCGAGAACGCTCAGGAACGCGTAGGCTTCGACCGTCCGGGACCGTCCCCGAGTGCCAGCCACGCGCTGACGGACGCGGGTCTGCCGCGCCGGGGCAGCGGAAGCGGCGGCGGCCGGCAGGGCAGCGGTCAGAGCAACGGCGCGGTCGGCGACGACAGTGCCACCAGCAACGTCCCCAGCACGGCAACAGGCAGCGTCAACGGCAGCGGTGCCACCGGAACCGACAGCGGTACCGGTACGGGCACCACCACCGGCGGCGGACAGAGCGAGACGGCCGGCGCCGACGACTGGCGTTCCAGGAACGACGAGCGCTGGCAGCGGGCCGAGAAGCTCCGCGAGCCCAAGGCGGGCGGAGTCACCATCTCCGGTCTTCCCCGCCGCGTCCCCAAGGCCAATCTGGTCGAGGGTGCGGCGGAGCAGACCCCGCAGACCGGCCCCTCGGTCTCGCGCGCACCGGAGGACATACGTGGCAGGTTGAGCAGCCTGCGACGGGGTGTCGAGCGGGGCCGCGCCGGCGGGGACACGAACGGACCGGGCCACGGCCCGGGCAGTACCTACAACCAGGAGCGTTAG
- a CDS encoding GTP-binding protein, with translation MDFASSSGGAARSTTSAKIVVAGGFGVGKTTFVGAVSEINPLRTEAVMTSASAGIDDLTHTGDKTTTTVAMDFGRITLDQDLILYLFGTPGQDRFWFMWDDLVRGAIGAVVLVDTRRLADCFPAVDYFENSGLPFVIALNGFDGHQPYTPDEVREALQIGPDTPIITTDARHRADAKSGLITLVEHALMARLR, from the coding sequence GTGGACTTCGCAAGCTCTAGCGGCGGTGCAGCCCGCTCAACCACCAGCGCGAAGATCGTGGTGGCGGGCGGCTTCGGCGTGGGCAAGACCACGTTCGTCGGCGCCGTCTCGGAGATCAACCCGCTGCGTACCGAAGCCGTCATGACCAGCGCCTCCGCCGGCATCGACGACCTCACCCACACCGGAGACAAGACCACCACCACCGTGGCCATGGACTTCGGCCGCATCACCCTCGACCAAGACCTCATCCTCTACCTCTTCGGCACCCCCGGACAGGACCGCTTCTGGTTCATGTGGGACGACCTCGTACGCGGCGCCATCGGCGCCGTCGTCCTCGTCGACACCCGCCGCCTCGCCGACTGCTTCCCCGCCGTCGACTACTTCGAAAACTCAGGACTCCCCTTCGTCATCGCCCTCAACGGCTTCGACGGACACCAGCCCTACACCCCCGACGAAGTACGCGAAGCACTCCAGATCGGCCCCGACACCCCCATCATCACCACCGACGCCCGCCACCGCGCCGACGCCAAAAGCGGCCTCATCACCCTCGTCGAACACGCACTCATGGCACGACTCCGGTAA
- a CDS encoding DUF742 domain-containing protein, translated as MTPPPASHDPYGASMDASYGSEGDQPLVRPYAMTGGRTRPRYQLAIEALVSTTADPAHLATLLPEHQRICHLCREVKSVAEVSALLTMPLGVARILVADLAEAGMVAIHQPGNGEAGGTPDVTLLERVLSGLRKL; from the coding sequence ATGACCCCGCCACCCGCCTCTCACGATCCGTACGGCGCCTCTATGGACGCGTCCTACGGGTCCGAGGGCGATCAGCCGCTGGTACGTCCGTACGCCATGACCGGCGGCCGGACCCGGCCCCGGTACCAGCTCGCCATCGAGGCACTGGTCAGCACGACCGCGGACCCGGCGCATCTCGCCACCCTGCTCCCCGAGCACCAGCGGATCTGCCATCTGTGCCGTGAGGTCAAGTCCGTGGCGGAGGTCTCGGCACTGCTCACGATGCCGCTCGGCGTCGCCCGTATTCTCGTGGCCGACCTGGCGGAAGCCGGCATGGTCGCCATTCACCAGCCCGGTAACGGAGAGGCCGGCGGCACGCCGGATGTGACACTGCTCGAAAGGGTGCTCAGTGGACTTCGCAAGCTCTAG
- a CDS encoding acyl-CoA carboxylase subunit epsilon codes for MSDETRDESLLRVEKGQAGPEELAAITAILMARAAGRTRPDAPAAHRGRTTAGWRRLERTPGFRAPHSWQG; via the coding sequence ATGAGCGACGAGACCCGAGACGAATCCCTGCTGCGCGTCGAGAAGGGCCAGGCCGGCCCCGAGGAACTCGCCGCCATCACCGCCATCCTGATGGCCCGCGCCGCCGGCCGCACCCGCCCCGACGCCCCCGCCGCGCACCGCGGCCGGACCACCGCCGGCTGGCGCCGTCTGGAGCGCACCCCCGGCTTCCGCGCCCCGCACAGCTGGCAGGGCTGA